Proteins encoded within one genomic window of Gambusia affinis linkage group LG23, SWU_Gaff_1.0, whole genome shotgun sequence:
- the il22 gene encoding interleukin-22: protein MKLDNATILSCLQMATATLAVLFLIGWTGQVVSHPVHQAHLSPPLNDPKTHENIQKLSQHAQRKELEEDTSIRLMPRVDTDQDHMEICCLHANILNFYLNNILRKYSEEHPSMHPLQSDLHRVSSDLQTRGCNVTHYHDHRHTVEFRRKLERMEGDRGINKAVGEIDILFTYLHDFCKEPRAAAAADKN from the exons ATGAAGCTCGACAACGCTACGATTCTCTCCTGCCTGCAAATGGCCACTGCCACGCTCGCCGTCCTGTTCCTGATTGGCTGGACCGGGCAGGTGGTGTCGCACCCCGTGCACCAAGCTCACCTCTCCCCGCCGCTGAACGACCCGAAGACACACGAGAATATCCAGAAACTGTCGCAGCAT GCTCAGAGGaaagagctggaggaggacACCAGCATCAGGCTGATGCCCAGAGTCGACACCGACCAG GACCACATGGAGATCTGCTGCCTCCACGCCAACATCCTCAACTTCTACCTGAACAACATCCTGCGCAAATACAGCGAGGAGCATCCCAGCATGCACCCGCTGCAGAGCGACCTCCACCGCGTCAGCAGCGACCTGCAGACCCGAGGCTGC AACGTCACTCACTACCATGACCATCGCCACACCGTCGAGTTTCGCAGGAAGCTGGAAAGG ATGGAGGGCGACCGCGGCATCAACAAAGCCGTTGGAGAAATCGACATCCTTTTTACGTACCTGCACGATTTCTGCAAGGAGCCCagagccgccgccgccgccgacAAAAACTGA